A stretch of DNA from Arachis hypogaea cultivar Tifrunner chromosome 19, arahy.Tifrunner.gnm2.J5K5, whole genome shotgun sequence:
tgaaatctgaattttaatgaaaaaaattcgaaaattatgttaaaattagttagaaaagatattttttgaattttttgaagtttatgatgaaagagaaaaacacaaaaaagacacaagacttaaaatttttagatctagcacccttggttttcgaaaattttgagaaaaataccaagggacaccaaacttaaaaattttaagatcaaaacacatgcaagactcaagaacaccttgaaggctcacaagaacaccaagaacaaaaatttATAGACTCAAACAACTCAAGAACAAAATAAGAACActaaacttcaaatttttagaaaaccaaaacacaattttcgaaaaacgcaagaaaaataaaaagaaaacaccaaacttaaagacttgacacaagattaaactaaagaaaaattatttttaaaaatttttagaaagaaagacacCAAGAACAcgaaaaattcaacaagaacaagaacataagactcaaactaagaacaaaaattaaacaaataaaataaaaaatatttttgaaaagcttttaatattttcaaaaatttgaagaagaaaataaaaataaaggactCTAATCAAAGTTATACTCTtgcaaaaatcaaagactcaacaagaacataaattgagcaaagaaaagaaaaaatatttttgaaaaggtttttaatttttcgaaaaaataagaagaagaaaataaaaatagaggactcaaaactcaattaaaaatgatcaagaaataaagtacctgatctaaggagcaagacaatccgtcagtttgtccaaactcaacaatccccggtaacggcgccaaaaacttggtgcacgaatcccccacactttcgtacagctgtaccagcaagtgcactgggtcgtccaagtaatacctgagcgagtcagtgtcgatcccacgaggattgtggttggAAGTAAgcaatggttgtcttgcaggtcttagtcaggaagAATCAGAAGGTTTATGCTTGGAACTTTGTATAAGTACTTGTTATTCTACTTGAAATAAGGATAGGAATTATATGCTAGGAATAGTAAATAATAGGAATAGAGTttagagttggagttgctttgtctttctgaattaactctagtACTACTGCTCACCttacttgtgagtgatttcttcaatggcaggttgtatgtgattgacactggtttgagcagctgccaatactcctccggatctgaatcccaggtttagtgcggatccatctctacttgagggtgaagcgcgttaggttctagcctctaccacagagaccctaatctccccgtaaatcggctgaactgatttttcgagaagtccccaacgaagtcgtggattagccatctgagagacgtgtattcaagctggtggttcatcattgtccgataaAAGACACACTCTGAACctatgtagaatgtgataaccttatgctagTTCAACGCTTTCAtagtgatgaagaacgaatacacatcttagaattaatcaaacacagatcgaaaagaaacagtaatacttttattaattcataggactcagcagggctccaccccctcaacctaggaggtttagaaactcatactgatggcAAAACAAAGTGTAAAATGTGGATGGTGTATGATGTCTCTgaaaatcatgtaaaatacacttttaaTACTAATCAGATGACTAGTAAAGGTAAagtagtctatttagtgctaaaatccacttctgggacccacttggaatgccagctagggggtcctctttgggcctttggacgctgggctctgctctttaggcgctggacacctggaagggggcagaaagctggcgttggatgccaattTTGGGCAttttaatccgaagcaaagtatagagtattatatattgctggaaagctctggaagttagcgtTCCATAGACATTGAGACCGCTCTATTTGGACGtctgtaactctagaaaagctcttccgaatgcaggcagATCATATccgaacagcatctgcagtgctttctctgtctctgaatcagacttctgctccagctcctcaatttcagccagaaaatacctgaaattgcccaaaacacacaaaatcatagtagaattcaaaaatatgaatttaacactaaaacctataaaaacttaataaaaactaaataaaaactactaaaaactatatgaaagtgatgccaaaaagcgtataaaatatccactcatcagttgGTATTGTTGTGATATTGGGAAGAATATTAGTTGTTGTTGTGGTAATGAGAAGATGAGTTGCCTtagttccatctttgattgtggtTGTTTCCTTGGGCAttgtccctccacccttgattagAACTATTACCATGAGAGTAATTGTTTTGGTCTTGAGATTGATAGGGTGGACAGTTGTTGTAGTTCACGTTGGCTATCACAAGAGTGTAATCTCCTTGGACTTCatggcattggtcggtgtaatgtgCGGTACTAGAGCATAACCCACATACTCTAGGAGGTCCTTTAAGTTGGAGGATttgaggtggggcttggatggcttggattgaTTGAAATGCCTTTTGTTCTTTGCGAATCTCCGTGAGGAGAGTGGTCATGTCTTCAAGCACTTTAGTCAAAGCCGATGCAGAAGGAGGTGCTTCCACcacactcttgggaggattgttCCTCACCCTCACATGTTGGGTAGCCTCGACGACATCATTGATCAAACTCCATACTTCCGCCGCCGTCTTGTTCGTagaaagggaaccaccactagagGCGGTGAGCAATCTCTTATCCGCCGCACAAAGACCTCCAGTGAAataactaatgagcaagtgagtgtctAACCCATGATGTGGACAAGATTCCAGCAACCTCTTAAATCGAGTCCAATACTCAAAGAGTGTCTCTTGGTCTTTTTGCATTATACTGGAAATttccttccggatgtagtcggtcttctctggcggaaagaacttatctaagaatTCTCTTCTCAATAGGTCCCATTCAGTTGGGAGTAGAACCACTCTTTTGCCGACTCctcaagagagaaggggaaagcaaaaaccatgatagcaaTCTCATCGGCACCATGCCTTTGAGCCATAGAACAAGCAACTTCAAAGTCTCTCAAATGCCTAATGGGGTCTTGGCCCGGTAGTCCATGgtacttaggaagcaagttaaTCAGATTATTcttcaactcaaaattcagatcaaGATTCGGATACCTAGCTTGCAACAGTTGAAGAATGAGATCCGATGCTCCTTGTTCGTGCAAGGTAATCCTACGTGGCTCCTCCATGTGGTTTACAcatgtaggatgcaaagatgtatcagtagtgccaacagaagaagaGGAAGTTGTGGACTCTAAGTCACTCTCGGTTCCGTCTAGTGTTTCGAAaggttcctcaagagaggccgaagcacTAGCCATGTAATCCAACCGCCGCCTAGCTTGCCGAGTGCGTAACAGGGTTCTTTCAATTTTGGGATCAAGCTCGGCTAAGCTGAAATTCGGTTGAGTCCGAGTCATTCAACTTAGAAGTCATAGCTCATGCATTAAAGGAAATCtaaactaaaaataaactaatgaaagcaagtaaactatctataatattcatatattcacataaccaatatcaaagcacacattgcaaccattttccggcaacggcgccaaaaatttgatagagTACAATTATCGTTGGTCTAGAATtttatcaatagaaaaccaatgtCATTGTCATAGTATACTCCTAAACCAACATATAATCCTATCGATCAAATtttgatttggttgtcacaaagtcaaCCCCAATATAAAGTAACTGAGAGTATTGGTCTTGGGTCGTCCTCaagagaatgggcaaacatgtgcatcaatatttgttagaattctggggttgggagtcataaacaagaatttaaactactaaacttaacatgcaagaaatcttAAAGGGCAAGGAATTAAATCAAAGCAACTAAAGCCAAGTATAAGCAATTTCAATCTAGTAAGGGAACATATAAATCTACCTCTATTCTAGAACTAAGaaaacaactaaactaactataacAAGAATCGAGCAATTGGgatttttgggtttcaaatatgaataataaaaaaaactcttgactaggcataggaattgaggtcaccatccttgtctaataaccatatcttgacaattatgaggaaccaagctcattaagcctacttctatgcttgaagtacgtcaaatggcttgatcaatttcaactcataagtcctaatccaactactaattgacttagtagtagattAGTGTCAATGGTATCAATTTGActactaagggttctcaaatcaccaaatcaattagatccaatgactcaagttcacccaattcccttagcctaggccaagagtatagaaaactactacataatcaaaggaaacatttcatcaaacacatggtatgcactagctaaagacatattcaaattgcaaatTAATTAGAAatcacaaatacccactaacaattatcaatagaaaaCAACTCCAATAACACTATCAATTatagaaaacatcaatgcactaatagaaattcaagatccacaaagttcataaaatgagaagaaaaggaaaataacaagaaaacatatattcaacacaagatctaaacaaaatcataactagagaactcaaattaagtaattgaaactaaaattaacaaaaccCAATTCAGAAATTCAATAAAGGAGGATAAAAAACaaactaaatctagagagaactaaaagtttctctctctagaaaacaagaactaaaaactagctaaaattatgtgTAAGGTGTGAATGATTGGATCCCCCCTTCCTCCATCAATTCttaggtcttttccatgcagaatcaagttggatttgggcttggagcCCCTCAAAAATCGCCAGCGATGAATTCATGAATGAAGTCACGTGCTGggcgtcatgcgtgcgcgtcatctgaGTTCTGCGAGCCACGCGTACCCGTcgagcatgcgtacgcgtcagtcactgCCCCAccaatccacgcgtgcacgtcagccatgcgtacgcgtcgcctccAGTTCTCCAAAGCTTCATTCTTCCTAtcccttccacttgtgcatgttTCCTTGCCCTATAGAACCTGAAtccacttaacaaatacatcatggcatcgaatggtaatagaagggGACTAAAATATAGCGTTTTTAGggttaaagaagcatgttttaaaccatgaagcaaaattaggaaagaaacacaaaaattgcaATAAGTGcggaaaatattgataaaactccaaattctacacaagataaaccacaaaattggggtttatcacggTGCCTCGCATCAACAACAGGGTCTAAATCTCCGACGCACAACAACCTTGTAATGAAGTGGTTCTTCACATTCGCAGCACCTGCCGCCACCGGCAAAGGAGCGGTTGCGACATTGTTCTACAAGGAACACCGATTCTTCGccaccctcttctccttcttccgttGTGTTTTCTTATTCTCTGCTTCGTTCTATCTTTCTCTCACTCACCCTTAACCCTCTCTTCTCTGCAACGTCGCCAAAAAAAGTCTTTCCCCTGTCAACGCTACCTACTCCTCCATACTAAGAACTTCAATTCTGTCTCTGATCCTCTcttctcatttattaaatttttgtcttctcaatttttttttatgatttagatGAACAAACAAACACATATATGAATATAAGAGCGAGAAAGAATGATTTTGAAAGTGATCTATAGTTGGAACAAAGCTAGACAAAATAGTTTTGAATTTGAACTTCATAAATCTCCCGCCTAATACTTTTTCATGTTGAGAAATTTTGCCACTTGTCAAATATTGATCTATACACTTCTCGTTCAACAAATCTATATACTTGTCATTCAATGAAGCTACTACTActctcttattatatattaatagattaatAGATAGATATTAATAGAAGATTCAGATTTTTGGCATATCCATGTATCCAACCACCGTATACATTTCTAAACATACCTACATcggttctcttttttttttttttttgtcttggttcttcttctttgaatgtGAAAGAGGTTGAAGCAAATATTTGTTGTTTGGGCTTCACTTTGGCCCTATAAGAAACTATTTTGAATATTTAAGATGAGGGAGGCAAAATTGAGGTAATAAAAGCTCTGAATAGTAAACCAAGTTGGGttagtctagtggttagctcactagtctgcttaagcaagtgtcgagggttcgaatcccgccttgtgcatgcagcaacccattggccaacgGCAAacctttaaatggagctcagtaccacaacggattagtccttgacctgtcgggttggggataccgtgggaaaccaaaaaaaaaaaaaaagctctgAATAGTACAGATAGATCTAACAATTATTTTGGTCTTATCATCTCAAATTGTAAAGATGTCATGCAAAATTTTAGAACTAGCCAAATATCTCATATAAAGAGGCATGAAAACTTAATTGCCCACTCTAACTAAATTAGCTCTTACATGCCAAATACAATGTACCTGGAACATGGAACAAGGTTCAACAGATCTCTATAATCTATCCCAGTTAGACAATTTGGGCTCTTCTATATTCTAATAATATTAGTGattatctttcaaaaaaaaaaaaaaaatggtgatAACTCTTTAAATCTTtaggcttttttttcttttggcggATGTGGATACACTCTCACAATAGTTCCCTTGTGTTTCcccttctttataatttttttttaaaatatcttagaTTGATTGATTTCTTTAGATTGAATAATGGTTTTGTTTTCCTTAATTTTCCCTCATTTGGAAACTTGAATGTTATTTGTAATTCATTTTTATTGGAAAATTCCACTTTCTCTTATGCTGACCTTAACTGTTCATTTGTAATTCATCATTATGAATCTTATCTTTCTGTGTGTATGTCTATACTCTATATAAACCTCCAACTGTAATTATTATTCACTATGGAGGAAGAGAGAATATATAgataaagaagagagaaaaaatataataaaaaaagataaatgaatGGTTATCTAgtaatgtaaaaataaaaattttgtactCCTTCCAGGAAAACATAATCTCTCTCATTTTAATCTATCATTTTGGCTAAGAATATTGAAATTAAAAGTAATCTAAAGGTGCATATTACTTTGTTAAATTCCTTGGTGGCAATGTTCAAAAAGTAATATAATGATCAAAAGAGCTTTTTGATGATGTTCAATATgggtatataactatatataaaatGAGCATAACAATTATGTGTTTATTATATGTACCATGTTTATATATAGATTATTacattttattagataaaaattacaggctaatataaaagaagagtattgatgaactctaataaatataaaatatcttaatacataaataaatattttaaatggcaatactttaatacacaagactttaaatgacaataaaatcttttgttcttaaataattaaatataaaatatataaatacaaaatatatgagtattttttattcattaagattaattattatgcaaataatttttataatattaaaatgatattctaaactataacataaaaatataaaataattaaaattttattttatattacttaacaaataattagattattatattcaaaattttgttaactaactaattttgttaaaaatattattatataatataattttttatcaaaatattttaaaaatattatatataatacatgaaaatattaaccttctcatttttttcaattttttttaaatagaataaataatataattctaaatacatgcctatcacattatatatttacttatattagtaagacctaaactaatcaaacttaggccaatgaattataactcaaatggcatagtcttctcATACTCACTTAAGAGGTCGCGGGTTCGAGTCTTTctatctttggttaaaaaaaaaactaatcaaacttaggtaattaaaaatataaaacatataaatataaaaaatataaatattttttattcattagaattaattattaacaTGAAGACCGTGCATTGTGCGCTTATCCTTTGTCCATTGAGCTTCTCTCTCACTCTTTTCATAGTCCTTCTTGTTGGTGAATCAGTCTACATCAAATAACATATTAAATTtgttacattaaaattaaaaaaatatatattttacttttggatttaacaaaatatatttttaataaattttatatgataaaaaatattttgaaaataatatttatacatcaattatatatataaaagtgtggtcgagttagagaataaaaaatttaattaaaaaataaaaaaatatttaaaaataataaaaattaaaaaataatcttattataaatatataattataaatattttatatatgaactataaatgttaaatttaaaaaaaaaattttaattttcaatttattagttataaaaaaaacaaataacaaaCAAATACATATATACTCAAGTGGCCACTAACCATCAAAcatgtatttagaattatattatttattctgtttaagaaaaataaaaaaaaaataaaaaagttaattgaAGATTGACATAACGATGGCAGATGTTTTGTAATTGAAGGAAAATATCATTATTTCCCTTCCTTTCTCTCCAAAACAAAATCTTGCAAACGCGCACACGCTTAGTTTTGGCTAATATATGTTCTAAAAATACATGCTAATGTTactattagtttttttattttaatttttataatattttttactttaataacTGAACAACAAATACActaaaaatttaaactatattttttctATACAATTTTTCTGTGCATATTAACTAAACTCTTAAAAATATCGTCCTTGATTAATTGACTCAACTTCCGAAAACTTGATGTAAAATGGTTATGTGCATATTAACTAAACTCTTAAAAATTTCGTCCTTTGATTAATTGACTCAACTTGATGCGAAAGTAAAAGCCTTCATGAAATTGCTATTTTCTTGCATCATTCCACTATTTGATCTTAaagatactaaaaactatgtatacAATTTCATTTTGAGAACTAATCTAAGTGTTGTCATTAAGAGGCGCCCTCTCTAAGCACTACCTCAATGAAACCATCAtcccaataaaaaaaaaaagggcaaaaaaTGAAGATTGGAGTAAAGTAGTCCTTTAGATTTGGTTCGTGCATTAATTTAACCCTTGAAATTCTAATTGCACTAATCTAAACTTTTAGATTGAACTTCGGGCAACATACTAATCTCTCGgaagtggatcctctccagtagaaaaaaaaattggatggtgtCCAGTGTAGGATCTACCTTTCATTATTCTCTCTCTCCTATTAAAttttggtcccacttataaaattaaaggtgagagatcatacattattctctcaagtgttaaaaaaaatggagaggatcCATTCTCCTAATCCCTCAATTAATTTTCAACGTGAGTCAATAGCCAGACTACTGATGTGACACCACTACTGCCACGTGGCATCATCACTCacccacatcatcatcatcatcatcctctttCTCATCTCTTTCTCCCTCTTCTTCCTCCACCCTCCACCACTTCTCACCTTCCATCACTTCTTGCTCCAAGTTCCTCGGCCTCCATACTATCTCATCCGATCTCCTCCCCTCTTCCTCCACTTCCACCGCCACAACACCGGTCACCACTCCCATTGCCTCCAACGATGTTTTTTACCTCTCATTTCTTGATCTTGTGTTACTTACGATTGCTCCCTCACCCTCTCACTAACTTCACTCCTAAACTCTCATCAATCCATCCCAAAAATCGCATTTGCTTCTCACTCTTAACTTCTCCAATAATGGCTTCAACCTCTCGAAAAGGtaagaaaataattataacaatccAAACAAAGTCTTATACTTACTCCTTTTACTTACTCGTGCTATATAAACTTGAAATTGCTAGGTCTTAGTTCCGATTGGCAATGACACCAAGCCTATGGAGGCCGTCATCACCGTTGCATTCACCGTAAATTAGCTCATTATTCAAGTTCTCCACAGCGTTAAGAACTTAGCTAACGTTGTCATCTCCGATGTTGCtgacacctctctctctctctctctctctctctctctctctctctctctctctctctctctctctctctctctctctctctctctctctctctctctctctctctctctctctctctctctctctctctctctctctctctctctctctctctctctctctctctctctctctctctctctctctctctctctctctctctctctcggattaattatattattagtgAATATATTTGGTACTATGTGCCGTTGTAACTAGAAATTCCCTTTTCAATGTATGTGTGTATTTTGTGTGCAAGGAGGTGTTCCCAATCTGCGGCagtgaaaatagaagaaaataggAGGAGATTAGAGGAGATAGTATGGTGACAGAGGAACTTGCAGCAAGAGGTGGTGGAaggtgagaaagagagagaaaggtgAAGGAGAGGGAGAGGTGACGGAAGGTGGGggaagaagagggagagagggatgagaaagatgatgatgatgatgatgtgagcTCAGTGATGATGCCACGTGGCAGTAATGGTGTCACATCAGTAGTTCAACTATTGACTCAcgttaaaaataaaccaaagtactagtaTGTTGTCCGGAATTCAATCAGGAGGTTTAAATTAGTGCAAGTGGAATTTCAGGAGCCAAATTGATACGCGGGCCACAGACGGTGAATAATCAActtcaaaatataaataaaattctgTAATGAGAAAGTTGCAATCAtagattataatttataaataagagCACCTATTGTAATTTTTGCCAAATAACACGTTGCATGCTACCAGAGCAGAGCACTGCTACGCTAACATGATAAAAACACATTCAGACATGTAAGCTTATTTCAGACTCACATGTAAAGACACCATATATTGCTGGTAATAGCAGCTAAGCAGTTTTTGGAAGAAAACATTAAACATAGGAATTGTCTTACAGATCCAGAAACATCAAGGTATGATGCACAATATATGGTGATTACAAGAATGAAAGCAGCAATGTTTGCTTGTGAGGCTTAGTAACGGTACTTGGTTGAATAATCTTTGGGGGCAATCACGAGACCACGGCCCTTCCTTGCCCCTCTGTAAACTGTCTCGATAATGTTGATGAACTCTTGCTTGTCCTTGAGAGCCCAGTTGATCTTGTTGTTGTTTCCAGTGCCAAGGTCTATCATAATGTGCTTGTTCCTAAAGAAGAACATCACCGTGGATGGGTCATAGAGCTCGTACATGGTGTTGAAATCAGGAACCTCCGTGATGTCCACAAGGTAAATTA
This window harbors:
- the LOC112776938 gene encoding thioredoxin-like protein YLS8: MSYLLPHLHSGWAVDQAILAEEERLVVIRFGHDWDETCMQMDEVLASVAETIKNFAVIYLVDITEVPDFNTMYELYDPSTVMFFFRNKHIMIDLGTGNNNKINWALKDKQEFINIIETVYRGARKGRGLVIAPKDYSTKYRY